In Glycine max cultivar Williams 82 chromosome 15, Glycine_max_v4.0, whole genome shotgun sequence, the DNA window TGATAATAGCACTTCAACCTCCTCCTCTTCAAGGTCAGGTAAAAGAGAGTATGAGTTGGATAAATGGGTTAAAGACACATCAAAAGATAAAAGCAGCGGTGACAGGAGCTATAGGGCTGGAAACTCATCAAGAAGCGCCGGAAGACATGCTGCAGTGGATAAAAGCACTAGTGCACATGCTTCATGCTCCAGTGAAAGAGAATATGAGCATGGTCTGGAAGGTTTAAAGGATGAAGAGCTTGAGGAGTTTCTACACTCAAGGTATTATATCTCTTTCGTGCTTTCTGTTGTTTTATGAGCATGCATACCTTCTTGTAgtatctctttctctctattgaattattttaaaactgaaGAAGAAACTTCATTTTGGTGCAGGACCAAGCGAGGCAGAGGTGCTGTTGGTCCAAGGATGGATGAGACTGGACCTTACCTTCCTCATTTGGAAGGGGAGCCTAGTACTAGTCCCGATGTAAGGGAGCATCGTGTTATTTATGGTCCAGAGAAGCCTCTGTCATTGAGGCCATATGAATCTTCTGATGAGGAGGAGCTTCATGAAGAAAGGCggaaaaagagtaaaaagtCTCATTCTAAGAACTCAGACAAGGAGCGTTCTAAGAAGCACAGGTCCAAAGATAAATCTAagcataagaaaaagaaaagggaggaGAAACGAAGTAAACATCATCACTGAGGCTCTTCTGTAACTTGATATTCTCACATGAAGGTTATAACTAGCGGATACAGGGAATTCGGATGCAGCTCGTGTGTATTTTGTACAGATAATTTTCTGTAAAATCAAATGCAAATCCAACCAGTTTGGCCATTTGATgcaaaagtaattattaatttcaattgACTTGTGTTAAGGGAGAATATTTAAGCTAGTTATTTGCCCACTTAAAATTTTTTACTCAGGCAAGGCAAACTATCCAACTTTTTAAACTTCAGCTTAGGGTGTAGGGTTTGTTGCACTTGATTAGGTTTCTCAATCCTTCACCATCGGTTGCTTGTCTTGTCTTTCACCCTCATTAGGTTGTTTTGAGCATATCGCATTCTGTTTCATCAACTGGTCAACCTCACTACCATGAATGTCATGGAGATTTTCTTCACCCgtatcatattaaaaattatattttatctttccaTCTTCACTCACTATAATTACAGCACCATCCACTTCAATGTCGTTTTTCCCTCCATACCATAGTATGAGTCATGGAATTTTCCCACAATGACAAACCAGAAATTATGTAACGTGTAGAAAATTCAATGTAGTCACATTTGTTTAACCGTATTGGCAGTGTCAATCAATGGTAACGCGCAGCTATATTCCAAAATCCAAAGCCTTACAAGATAACAAGACTATCCGGAACCGGACAAAATGCCCCCATTGTTGATGACATGTCGAGGTTTAGCCACTGCCTCAATAGGCCTACCAATACCAATTTACCAATAAACTTTTGCCAATGTTAAGTTCttgaatgataaataaaattttgtagttAAGGGGACAGCATTTGCAGAAATGATACTCCAAGCCCATTGCAACAATATACCTTGTCTATGTTTTAGGGAATATATTCTGGATTCTTGGTATATACAATTTTGTTCGAAATACTGCTACATGTGAGCACTTTGCCATGTCAAATAGAAGCatttattaactattaaatGCTAAGTAAGTGAAAGACAGCTGGCTGGTCTTATGAAAAGATTATTGTCACGATTCACGAGACTTCAAAATCATGATCCGTCTCATCAAAGATCTCTCCCTACACAGAAATATTGATGTCAATACAAGATTTCAAgagcaaataaaattattcagaGTGACCTTAATTTAGTACCTGTAAAAGCTCTTCAATGACATCCTCCATAGTAATTATTCCAACAGCAGCTTCTTTTTCTGGTAGCTTTGGAATTGAATTTCCATCTATTTCCAAAATATCTGAGTACATATTCTTTGACCATTTTCTGCTCTGAGGACTACCCTTGTTTAAGTTGTTTGCGTTTGGAAAGCTTTTACGTTTATGGCATGACATCttggttttcaaatttttctctCGGGGAGGCTTCTCACCATCAATATCCACCTTCACATCTCTCGCTGAGTCTATTTCACAGGCATTGGAGTCACATGGAGAACTTATTGGGATGTGAAAgaagttttaagttttaaagaGAATCTAAATATAAAGTTTGCATTGTTTAACTTGATTACAGCATGTGCTTACCATAGGCATTATTATTGGAAGATTGATAACCTGTCTTGTCACAGTGTTTGACAACAATAGCCATGTGGCTATGGCCCTTTTGGAACTCATTCAAAATATCATATAGTGGCATCGTTTCTGGAACCCTgttaatatatgtataatttttagatATGAATGTATGGTAATATAATGccattaatttgaatttcagtgGATATAATATGTTAGTATTCATTAAACTTggaaaacataatcaaaataCCTTGGAATTCTGCGTATGGTCACACATTTCACGGGTGCTTCATCTTCTGGATCAATTGTCAATAAATTCTTGATCTGAAAGTAAGAAGTGGTTACAGCAAACGTAATGTACAATCATAAGAAATAATAATCCTCTTGGAAGAAAGTTGACATGTTGAATCTCAATGAAATTGATGCAAAACTATTTGCGGATTAACGTTTTCACATAATGCAAAATGGCTGTTATTGAtggattaaactaaaataacagACTGCATGCATACCAGGATAAGTCCAATAATATTTGTAGGCTGATCATAAAAGACAGGGACCCTGCTATGCCCATTCTCCAATATCAGATTCATCAGATACCTGCTTAATAATAACCCTTGATGAcagaaaattgtaaaaaatgcaAAAGCTAGAGctgcatttataatttttggagACACCTTACATGTCAAGCTTAGAATTAATGTCAATACAAAATGCTTCAGTTATGGGGGTCATGGCATCACCGGCTGTCTTCTCAGCAAGTTCCAGTGCTCCAGCAATGATTGTTGTTTCATGATGTGTCAGTTCCCCACCTTTTCCAGCCTAAAACAACACATCATTAGTGCACAACATAAGGAAGCATGAGTTTCCAAATGGAGTCTAAGTAACCAGAAGATGATGACATTATTCACATTGGAAAAGAAAAGGTAGTGaacttgtgtttttcttttttaatagacTATAGACATCCTTCACTAGAGACAATCTTGCCCGAACAGGGTAAGAAGAAAATGTAGTGAATTGCAGCATACTgatgaaataaataaagagtACTGAGAACAAGTCTTCAATTTCAAGAGTAAATGAACTaagaaacatataaattatagatgCATGCCTTTGTTTTAATCCAAAGCATCATGTGGCTCTGATACAGACCTCATGGCCATGCAGATTTACTAGTGTTTTCAACTCAGCTCTGTGGAAAAGTGCTTTATGTCGATGCCCCAACAAAAAGTCCAACAACTGGAATTCAAAGAAAATCaagaaataacaaattaaatttggtCCAAGTTActcaaataaaacttaaaaagtatCAATAAAAATTCTGCTTTATGTATGTCACCTTACTGATTGGATATGCAACAGGAAAACATACCCATACCAGAACACGGACAACTGGAGCCACTGTTGCACCAATTGCTAAACCATACCGAGAACAAATTGATTGGGGTATTATCTTCTCAGAAGTAAGCAGATGTTAGAGAATATTCCTTAACAAAGCTGAATAACTTGATGCCAAGATATTCCTATAGAGTATTAAGTAATTATGTGCCAAAAAGAAGCAATCGGGCAGAGTTAGGACCACTATCACTGCCAAAGGTATCACTAAAAAGATTGGAAAACAGAGAATACTAAGTCTGATTAACAACCACTAACTGCTTCTCACGATGTGATCTGAATTATTTTTACTGATGAATGAATCATGGTTGAAGATGAATTTCTGACTTTCCCAATCACTTTGTGTCAAAATGGATATAGTGTCTTCATGTATTAACCTGTGATATGTATGCATTTGATTTAAcatatttatgagaaaaaaaaatactttctcaCCTCACCAAACAGAAGAATTAAGGTCACTGAAATCAGGATAGCACCCCACGCCACAACAAGACTATCAAGAAAAATTGGAAGTGCCTGGCAAAAGCAACAGCATTATCCAATATTGTCTGGATCTTCCAGTATATCCATGTGATTAAGTAAGTACAGACTAACACATGATTTTAGTTGTACCTCCATGGCTATAGCATTGCAAATTAGGAGGGTGCAAAGCAATAAATGTTGATTCCTGACAACAGGCAATATCTTTGCTGTAATGACAAAACACAAGTTCAGACAGTCAGATTCAATAACTGTATTATGTCCTTTTCACAAAAATTAGTTAGAAACTACACAAccaataaacatttttctttccGAACTGGATGCGGTGCGGTCACCTTTTCTACACATTCATGCAGCAGTGCATTATAACTTCATGATGAAAATTACATGGCTCAGATCTCAATTGTATGTTTTATGtcttatttgttgttgttgttgttgagataaaatatgaataatctaATGTTCATTTAACGGTTCAAAATTGCTGAATGCTGGAAAGTGATCCAAGAGAATCATTGTTTCCTAAAAGTAAAAACCAAAATACTATAGATTAGAATGCTTTCAACTCAAAGCTCAATAGTCAATACATGACTAAAACTTGTAATTTCTAAACAACGAAGAGAGGAACTCATGTTTACATTATGGTGATGTTCCATGACCATAAGGCAAGGAGAGAAATTACCGGCATTGTTGCGATCCTGAGGGGTTCCAGACTTAGCAAGGACCTCAAGATCAACGATACTCAATGACATGAGTCCTAAAGTGAGCCCTGACATCAATCCAGCGAACATCACAAGCAGCACAATTATTAGTATGCGTTTGTAAAACTCCATGTCACAGCACGTATACTCCACCCCCATTGAAAC includes these proteins:
- the LOC100799797 gene encoding DUF21 domain-containing protein At2g14520 isoform X2; translated protein: MGVEYTCCDMEFYKRILIIVLLVMFAGLMSGLTLGLMSLSIVDLEVLAKSGTPQDRNNAAKILPVVRNQHLLLCTLLICNAIAMEALPIFLDSLVVAWGAILISVTLILLFGEIIPQSICSRYGLAIGATVAPVVRVLVWLLDFLLGHRHKALFHRAELKTLVNLHGHEAGKGGELTHHETTIIAGALELAEKTAGDAMTPITEAFCIDINSKLDMYLMNLILENGHSRVPVFYDQPTNIIGLILIKNLLTIDPEDEAPVKCVTIRRIPRVPETMPLYDILNEFQKGHSHMAIVVKHCDKTGYQSSNNNAYDSARDVKVDIDGEKPPREKNLKTKMSCHKRKSFPNANNLNKGSPQSRKWSKNMYSDILEIDGNSIPKLPEKEAAVGIITMEDVIEELLQGEIFDETDHDFEVS
- the LOC100797688 gene encoding protein FAM133A, whose protein sequence is MDLETENRLAAMLMREAAELRRQSEREGVLAYLRKPNIRTRPNSRFLTATVRGVQQANRAVEVNEMWRLRQKELELDKRVKEKSLGKSSRDRSHGDDNSSRGTGRHASIDNSTSTSSSSRSGKREYELDKWVKDTSKDKSSGDRSYRAGNSSRSAGRHAAVDKSTSAHASCSSEREYEHGLEGLKDEELEEFLHSRTKRGRGAVGPRMDETGPYLPHLEGEPSTSPDVREHRVIYGPEKPLSLRPYESSDEEELHEERRKKSKKSHSKNSDKERSKKHRSKDKSKHKKKKREEKRSKHHH
- the LOC100799797 gene encoding DUF21 domain-containing protein At2g14520 isoform X4 — encoded protein: MGVEYTCCDMEFYKRILIIVLLVMFAGLMSGLTLGLMSLSIVDLEVLAKSGTPQDRNNAAKILPVVRNQHLLLCTLLICNAIAMEALPIFLDSLVVAWGAILISVTLILLFGELLDFLLGHRHKALFHRAELKTLVNLHGHEAGKGGELTHHETTIIAGALELAEKTAGDAMTPITEAFCIDINSKLDMYLMNLILENGHSRVPVFYDQPTNIIGLILIKNLLTIDPEDEAPVKCVTIRRIPRVPETMPLYDILNEFQKGHSHMAIVVKHCDKTGYQSSNNNAYDSARDVKVDIDGEKPPREKNLKTKMSCHKRKSFPNANNLNKGSPQSRKWSKNMYSDILEIDGNSIPKLPEKEAAVGIITMEDVIEELLQGEIFDETDHDFEVS
- the LOC100799797 gene encoding DUF21 domain-containing protein At2g14520 isoform X1, with the translated sequence MGVEYTCCDMEFYKRILIIVLLVMFAGLMSGLTLGLMSLSIVDLEVLAKSGTPQDRNNAAKILPVVRNQHLLLCTLLICNAIAMEALPIFLDSLVVAWGAILISVTLILLFGEIIPQSICSRYGLAIGATVAPVVRVLVWVCFPVAYPISKLLDFLLGHRHKALFHRAELKTLVNLHGHEAGKGGELTHHETTIIAGALELAEKTAGDAMTPITEAFCIDINSKLDMYLMNLILENGHSRVPVFYDQPTNIIGLILIKNLLTIDPEDEAPVKCVTIRRIPRVPETMPLYDILNEFQKGHSHMAIVVKHCDKTGYQSSNNNAYDSARDVKVDIDGEKPPREKNLKTKMSCHKRKSFPNANNLNKGSPQSRKWSKNMYSDILEIDGNSIPKLPEKEAAVGIITMEDVIEELLQGEIFDETDHDFEVS
- the LOC100799797 gene encoding DUF21 domain-containing protein At2g14520 isoform X3, which encodes MGVEYTCCDMEFYKRILIIVLLVMFAGLMSGLTLGLMSLSIVDLEVLAKSGTPQDRNNAAKILPVVRNQHLLLCTLLICNAIAMEALPIFLDSLVVAWGAILISVTLILLFGEIIPQSICSRYGLAIGATVAPVVRVLVWVCFPVAYPISKLLDFLLGHRHKALFHRAELKTLVNLHGHEAGKGGELTHHETTIIAGALELAEKTAGDAMTPITEAFCIDINSKLDMVPVFYDQPTNIIGLILIKNLLTIDPEDEAPVKCVTIRRIPRVPETMPLYDILNEFQKGHSHMAIVVKHCDKTGYQSSNNNAYDSARDVKVDIDGEKPPREKNLKTKMSCHKRKSFPNANNLNKGSPQSRKWSKNMYSDILEIDGNSIPKLPEKEAAVGIITMEDVIEELLQGEIFDETDHDFEVS